Proteins from a genomic interval of Phycisphaerae bacterium RAS1:
- the bamD_2 gene encoding Outer membrane protein assembly factor BamD has translation MILLPIGTDVRPRRPPVANYVIVALNVAVFFITDIFGGRGGEQVKALYTLDAARPLLFQYVTYQFLHGDLAHLVGNMLFLFIFGNAVCDRMGGIGYALFYLAGGVVAGLTFVSTADNPILGASGAIAAVTTAFLALYPRVGVTLLFWMFIYITTFSVPAMVVIVFKIILWDNILAPSLDRGAISNVAYSAHLGGYAFGFAVSLMMLLVRALPRNQFDIAALWDRRLRRSALAPAGRMARPVIVREVGSRPLEEIPITPVERLREEVMTAMAAGRIGQAIASYLMLLELSPDAALPRAAQLELANHLAQAGRHDVAARAYELYLAAHPGSPDAHQVRLLLGLIYSRYLQDYAAAARHLRVAAEGLQNEAQRSLAFDELHIAEARGT, from the coding sequence ATGATCCTGCTCCCCATTGGCACCGACGTCCGCCCGCGCCGTCCGCCTGTCGCCAACTACGTCATCGTCGCCCTGAACGTCGCCGTTTTCTTCATAACGGATATCTTCGGCGGCCGCGGCGGCGAGCAGGTTAAGGCGCTCTACACGCTCGATGCCGCCCGCCCGCTGCTCTTTCAGTACGTTACCTATCAGTTCCTGCACGGCGACCTGGCCCACCTCGTCGGCAACATGCTCTTCCTGTTCATCTTCGGCAACGCCGTGTGCGACCGCATGGGCGGCATCGGCTACGCGCTGTTCTATCTGGCCGGCGGCGTCGTTGCCGGGCTGACGTTCGTGAGCACGGCGGACAACCCGATCCTCGGGGCTTCCGGGGCGATCGCCGCGGTCACAACCGCGTTCCTGGCGCTTTATCCGCGCGTCGGCGTCACGCTTCTGTTCTGGATGTTCATTTACATTACGACATTCTCCGTTCCGGCGATGGTTGTGATCGTGTTCAAGATCATCCTTTGGGACAACATCCTCGCTCCCTCGCTGGATCGCGGGGCGATCTCAAACGTCGCGTACTCGGCGCACCTGGGCGGCTACGCCTTCGGTTTCGCCGTGTCGCTGATGATGCTGCTTGTACGGGCGCTGCCGCGTAACCAGTTTGACATCGCCGCCCTGTGGGATCGGCGGTTGCGGCGTTCGGCGCTGGCGCCGGCGGGCCGGATGGCCCGGCCGGTAATCGTGCGCGAAGTCGGCTCGCGGCCGCTGGAGGAGATTCCGATCACTCCCGTCGAGCGCCTGCGCGAAGAAGTGATGACCGCCATGGCGGCCGGGCGGATCGGGCAGGCGATCGCGTCTTACCTGATGCTGCTCGAGCTCTCGCCTGACGCCGCCCTGCCGCGCGCCGCGCAGCTCGAACTGGCGAATCACCTGGCGCAGGCCGGTCGCCATGACGTTGCCGCGCGGGCCTACGAACTGTACCTCGCGGCCCATCCCGGCTCGCCCGACGCGCACCAGGTTCGTCTGCTGCTGGGGCTGATCTATAGCCGCTACCTGCAGGACTACGCCGCCGCCGCGCGCCATCTGCGCGTTGCAGCCGAGGGACTTCAGAACGAGGCGCAGCGCTCGCTGGCCTTCGACGAGCTGCACATCGCCGAAGCCCGCGGCACGTAA
- the trpE gene encoding Anthranilate synthase component 1, translated as MICMSIITPTFSEFRSHAAGHNRVPLVARLIGDDLTPVGAFARLAATSQHAFLLESVVGGEKVARYSFLGADPSVVFQATRQRVAVTDLRQGSASEITAADPLAELEKRMTAYRAAEMPDLPRFVGGAVGYAAYDVVRYGEDLPASPPDDRGLPDLLFGLYESMVVFDHVRKLVLVVVHAAIEEGGDENLRRAYDQAAARVERVIEKLSRPAPLRPVGVSLPVEPLTRYASNFERGRFEQVVDACKEYIRSGDVFQVVISQRLLLETAADPFDIYRALRVINPSPFMFYLKSPQVTLVGASPEIMCRVEEGVVTNRPLAGTRPRGKSEEEDRRLRDELLADPKERAEHIMLVDLGRNDVGRVARPGSVKLAETMSIEYYSHVMHISSTVTGELAEGKTAFDALRATLPVGTVSGAPKVRAMQIIDEFEPTRRGPYAGAIGYIDFAGNMDTCIGLRTLVMQPADGGKHRAYVQVGAGIVADSQPAAEYQETINKAKGLLSAIALAEGQMT; from the coding sequence ATGATCTGCATGAGCATCATCACGCCGACTTTCAGCGAATTCCGTTCCCATGCCGCCGGGCACAACCGCGTGCCGCTGGTGGCGCGGCTGATTGGCGACGACCTGACTCCGGTGGGGGCGTTCGCACGGCTGGCCGCCACGTCGCAGCACGCGTTCCTGCTCGAAAGCGTCGTGGGCGGCGAGAAGGTCGCGCGTTACTCGTTTCTGGGCGCCGACCCATCGGTCGTTTTCCAGGCCACGCGCCAGCGCGTCGCCGTCACTGATCTTCGCCAGGGCAGCGCCAGCGAAATCACCGCCGCCGACCCGCTGGCCGAGCTGGAAAAACGCATGACCGCCTATCGCGCCGCGGAGATGCCAGACCTGCCGCGATTCGTCGGCGGCGCGGTCGGCTACGCCGCATACGACGTGGTTCGCTACGGCGAGGACCTGCCCGCGTCGCCGCCGGATGACCGCGGCCTGCCCGATCTGCTCTTCGGACTGTATGAGTCGATGGTGGTCTTCGACCACGTCCGCAAGCTGGTGCTGGTCGTTGTTCACGCGGCGATCGAGGAGGGCGGCGACGAAAACCTGCGCCGCGCCTACGACCAGGCCGCGGCGCGCGTCGAGCGTGTGATAGAGAAGCTGAGCCGACCGGCGCCGCTGCGGCCGGTCGGCGTGTCGTTGCCGGTCGAGCCGCTGACGCGCTACGCCAGCAACTTCGAGCGCGGCCGGTTCGAGCAGGTGGTGGACGCCTGCAAGGAGTACATTCGCTCCGGCGACGTTTTTCAGGTCGTGATCTCGCAGCGGCTGCTGCTGGAGACCGCCGCCGATCCGTTCGACATCTACCGGGCGCTGCGCGTGATCAACCCGTCGCCGTTCATGTTCTATCTCAAATCGCCGCAGGTGACGCTGGTCGGGGCCAGCCCGGAGATCATGTGCCGCGTGGAGGAGGGCGTCGTGACCAATCGTCCGCTCGCCGGCACGCGGCCGCGCGGCAAGTCGGAAGAGGAGGATCGGCGGCTGCGTGACGAGCTGCTGGCCGATCCGAAGGAGCGGGCCGAGCACATCATGCTGGTGGACCTCGGCCGAAACGACGTCGGCCGCGTGGCCAGGCCCGGCAGCGTGAAACTCGCCGAGACGATGTCGATCGAGTACTACAGCCACGTCATGCACATTTCGAGCACCGTGACGGGCGAGCTCGCCGAAGGAAAGACCGCCTTCGATGCGCTTCGAGCGACGCTGCCGGTCGGAACGGTCAGCGGCGCGCCGAAGGTGCGGGCGATGCAGATCATCGACGAGTTTGAGCCGACGCGCCGCGGCCCGTACGCCGGGGCGATCGGCTACATCGACTTCGCCGGCAACATGGACACCTGCATCGGCCTGCGGACGCTGGTGATGCAGCCCGCCGACGGCGGAAAGCACCGGGCCTATGTGCAGGTCGGGGCCGGGATCGTCGCCGACTCGCAACCGGCGGCCGAGTATCAGGAGACGATCAACAAGGCCAAGGGGTTGCTCTCGGCGATCGCACTCGCCGAGGGGCAAATGACGTAG
- the ispD gene encoding 2-C-methyl-D-erythritol 4-phosphate cytidylyltransferase gives MAQFAVIIPAAGAGKRFGGDVKKPFAQIDSRPIFIRSIELFINRPDVVQTILAVAPDDYDVVKEKYAANLMFMNIKLVRGGEERYQSVRAALEIVADEADFVAVHDAVRPCLLESWIDKVFDEATKSGAAILAAPLSGTIKRVAASGVIDETVSRQGLFEAQTPQVFRKDLIRAAYQKLPADLRPTDDAEVVERSGHGVTVVAADRRNIKITTPGDMSLAAAILKEFSSAKKARGAAPMGPFGEAQW, from the coding sequence ATGGCTCAGTTCGCAGTCATCATTCCCGCCGCCGGCGCGGGCAAGCGATTCGGCGGGGACGTCAAGAAACCCTTCGCGCAGATCGACAGCCGCCCGATCTTCATCCGCTCCATCGAGCTGTTCATCAACCGACCCGACGTCGTGCAGACGATTCTCGCGGTCGCGCCAGACGACTACGACGTCGTCAAGGAGAAGTACGCCGCCAACCTGATGTTCATGAACATCAAGCTCGTCCGCGGCGGCGAGGAGCGCTACCAGTCGGTTCGGGCAGCGCTGGAGATCGTTGCGGACGAGGCCGATTTCGTCGCTGTGCACGACGCGGTCCGTCCCTGCCTGCTCGAATCCTGGATCGACAAGGTCTTCGACGAGGCCACCAAGAGCGGAGCCGCAATTCTGGCCGCGCCGCTTTCCGGCACGATCAAGCGCGTCGCCGCGTCCGGGGTCATCGATGAAACCGTCTCGCGGCAGGGGCTGTTTGAGGCTCAGACGCCGCAGGTCTTTCGCAAGGACCTGATCCGCGCGGCCTACCAGAAATTGCCGGCCGACCTGCGTCCGACCGACGACGCCGAAGTGGTCGAGCGCAGCGGTCACGGCGTCACGGTCGTCGCGGCGGACCGGCGGAACATCAAGATCACCACGCCCGGCGACATGTCGCTGGCCGCGGCGATCCTGAAGGAGTTCTCCTCGGCGAAGAAGGCCCGCGGCGCCGCACCGATGGGGCCCTTCGGCGAAGCACAGTGGTGA
- the sat gene encoding Sulfate adenylyltransferase codes for MSQHALIPPHGGKLVDLLVPGARREERAAAAKNMPHIRLGERERCDLELLAVGAFSPLTTFMTEPDFHSVCDHMRLASGLAWTVPILCCVDNTTAAKIDFGRPVALADDHDRVLAIMTVEEKFRHDKAKEASKVFRTSDPAHPGVAVTMAQGEVCLSGPLEVLTPGIDPPFAEYRLTPGQTRVKFVEKGWHSVVAFQTRNPIHRAHEYITKCALEICDGLLVHPLVGQTQKGDIPADVRMRCYKVLLDNYYSPKNAMLSVWPAAMRYAGPREAILHALVRKNYGCTHFIVGRDHAGVGAYYGTYDAQKLFDEFDPAAIGITPLKFDNSFWCRRSGAMATDKTTNSKPEERVSLSGTAVREMLAKGQRPPVEFTRPEIADILIESMKAGG; via the coding sequence ATGTCTCAACACGCCCTCATCCCGCCCCACGGCGGAAAACTCGTTGACCTGCTCGTTCCCGGCGCCCGACGTGAAGAGCGCGCCGCCGCGGCGAAAAACATGCCGCACATCCGGCTTGGGGAGCGCGAGCGCTGCGACCTGGAGCTGCTGGCGGTCGGTGCGTTCAGCCCGCTCACGACGTTCATGACCGAGCCGGATTTCCACAGCGTCTGCGACCACATGAGACTGGCCAGCGGCCTGGCGTGGACCGTGCCGATTCTCTGCTGCGTCGACAACACAACCGCGGCGAAGATCGACTTCGGCCGCCCGGTGGCGCTGGCCGACGATCACGATCGCGTGCTGGCGATCATGACCGTCGAGGAGAAATTCCGGCATGACAAGGCCAAGGAGGCCAGCAAGGTCTTCCGCACCAGTGACCCCGCCCATCCGGGCGTGGCGGTGACGATGGCCCAGGGCGAGGTGTGCCTGTCAGGGCCGCTGGAAGTGCTGACGCCCGGCATCGATCCGCCTTTCGCCGAATATCGGCTGACGCCGGGGCAGACGCGCGTGAAATTCGTCGAGAAAGGCTGGCACTCGGTGGTCGCGTTTCAGACGCGCAACCCGATTCACCGAGCGCATGAGTACATCACCAAGTGTGCCCTGGAAATCTGCGACGGTCTGCTGGTGCATCCGCTCGTCGGCCAGACGCAGAAGGGCGACATCCCGGCCGACGTGCGGATGCGCTGCTACAAGGTCCTGCTCGACAATTACTACAGCCCGAAAAACGCGATGCTGTCGGTCTGGCCCGCCGCCATGCGCTACGCCGGCCCGCGCGAGGCGATCCTGCACGCGCTGGTCCGCAAGAACTACGGCTGCACGCATTTCATCGTCGGCCGCGACCACGCCGGCGTCGGCGCCTACTACGGCACTTACGACGCGCAGAAGCTCTTCGACGAGTTCGACCCGGCCGCCATCGGCATCACGCCGCTGAAGTTCGACAACAGCTTCTGGTGCCGCCGCAGCGGCGCGATGGCGACCGACAAAACCACGAACAGCAAACCGGAGGAGCGCGTCTCGCTGTCGGGGACGGCGGTGCGTGAGATGCTGGCCAAGGGCCAGCGCCCGCCGGTGGAGTTCACGCGGCCGGAGATTGCGGACATTCTGATCGAGAGCATGAAGGCCGGCGGATAG
- the ychF gene encoding Ribosome-binding ATPase YchF has translation MRVAIVGFPFSGKTSLFTAISGVPRDHLKLAEENLAAVKVPEPRLDWLEQAYTPKKRTEATMDFVDLPGSAEGDEEKAGLTKHLPTLRLADVLLFCLRAFDSASVPPHMGSVDPQRDASLLRDEMLLADMVTLTGRKERLEKSASRPSKEQDAQKKELALVERCLTAAENGKPVRGVVQPGDEEKMLRSFGLLTLKPVVVALNVGESAIAKPPPLDAGAASAVIAVSAALEAELILMEPADRPAFMADYGISTLARDRLIRACFEALGMIHFLTAGPEEVRAWPIPRGFTAVEAAGRIHTDLAKGFIKAETIAYDDLRAAGSMRDAKAANKVRQEPKGYVVQDGDVILFKHSA, from the coding sequence ATGCGGGTCGCGATCGTCGGTTTTCCATTCAGCGGCAAAACATCGCTCTTTACCGCAATATCGGGCGTTCCACGCGACCATCTGAAGCTGGCCGAAGAGAACCTCGCCGCCGTCAAGGTGCCCGAGCCGCGGCTGGATTGGCTCGAACAGGCCTACACCCCGAAGAAACGAACCGAGGCGACGATGGACTTCGTCGACCTGCCCGGATCGGCCGAGGGAGATGAGGAAAAGGCCGGACTGACCAAGCACCTGCCGACGCTGCGGCTGGCCGACGTTCTGCTCTTCTGCCTGCGGGCGTTCGACTCGGCTTCCGTGCCGCCGCACATGGGGAGCGTCGACCCGCAGCGCGACGCTTCGCTGCTGCGCGACGAGATGCTGCTGGCCGACATGGTCACGCTCACCGGCCGCAAGGAGCGGCTCGAAAAGTCCGCCAGCCGGCCCTCGAAGGAGCAGGACGCGCAGAAGAAGGAACTCGCACTGGTCGAGCGCTGCCTGACGGCGGCCGAGAACGGCAAGCCGGTGCGCGGCGTCGTTCAACCCGGCGACGAGGAGAAAATGCTCCGCAGCTTCGGGTTGCTGACGCTCAAGCCGGTGGTCGTGGCGCTGAATGTCGGCGAAAGCGCCATCGCCAAGCCGCCGCCGCTGGACGCCGGCGCCGCGTCGGCGGTCATCGCGGTCAGCGCCGCGCTCGAGGCCGAGCTGATCTTGATGGAGCCTGCGGACCGGCCGGCGTTCATGGCGGACTACGGCATCTCAACGCTGGCGCGCGACCGGCTGATCCGGGCGTGCTTTGAGGCGCTCGGGATGATCCACTTCCTGACGGCCGGACCCGAAGAGGTGCGTGCCTGGCCGATCCCGCGCGGCTTCACGGCGGTCGAAGCGGCGGGACGGATTCACACCGATCTGGCCAAGGGCTTCATCAAGGCGGAGACGATCGCATACGACGACCTGCGCGCCGCGGGTTCGATGCGCGACGCCAAGGCGGCCAACAAAGTGCGGCAGGAGCCGAAGGGGTACGTCGTGCAGGATGGGGACGTGATTCTCTTCAAGCACAGCGCGTAG
- the ndhC_2 gene encoding NAD(P)H-quinone oxidoreductase subunit 3: MAPTTDPAVIVQGFLIFIFAGVAMVLAPLLIGALVRPTIRHAVKGDSYECGELPVGQSWIQFDLRFYVVALLFVVFDVEIALLYPWAVVFKEGGAAAMWDMLFFFGILVVGYLYLWRFGYLDWVRSTAGQGRA, from the coding sequence GTGGCCCCGACCACCGATCCGGCTGTCATCGTGCAGGGCTTTCTGATTTTCATCTTCGCCGGCGTCGCCATGGTGCTGGCGCCGCTGCTTATCGGTGCGCTCGTCCGCCCGACCATCCGGCACGCGGTGAAGGGCGATTCCTACGAGTGCGGCGAGCTGCCGGTGGGGCAGAGCTGGATCCAATTCGATCTGCGTTTCTACGTGGTCGCGCTGCTGTTTGTCGTGTTCGACGTCGAAATCGCTCTCCTGTATCCGTGGGCGGTCGTGTTCAAGGAAGGCGGCGCGGCGGCCATGTGGGACATGCTGTTCTTCTTCGGCATACTCGTGGTCGGCTATCTGTACCTCTGGCGGTTCGGCTATCTCGACTGGGTTCGCTCGACCGCGGGCCAGGGCCGCGCGTGA
- a CDS encoding Transposase IS200 like protein, translating to MPVYRRWFQPGGTFFFTLVTEGRAPILCSDSARAFLRTATLETRARWPFEILAWVLLPEHLHTIWTLPPGDGDFSVRWAFLKKQFSKAWLAAGGHEQRRSTSRIQNRRRGVWQRRFWEHLIRDERESQCLADYIHHNPIKHGHVQCAHAWPWSTFHRLVREGAYTPDWCCSCTTPRRPMIDDALLQPLVGE from the coding sequence ATGCCCGTCTATCGCCGCTGGTTCCAGCCTGGCGGGACGTTCTTCTTTACGCTGGTTACCGAAGGGCGAGCGCCGATCCTGTGCAGCGACTCAGCCCGCGCGTTTCTCCGAACGGCAACCCTCGAAACACGCGCGCGCTGGCCATTCGAGATACTGGCGTGGGTGCTGCTTCCCGAACATCTGCACACCATCTGGACGCTTCCGCCCGGCGACGGCGATTTCTCCGTTCGTTGGGCCTTCCTCAAGAAGCAGTTCTCCAAGGCATGGTTGGCGGCGGGCGGGCACGAGCAGCGCCGTTCAACGTCGCGCATCCAGAATCGCCGCCGCGGCGTGTGGCAGCGGCGGTTCTGGGAGCATCTGATTCGGGATGAGCGAGAGTCGCAATGTCTGGCGGATTACATCCACCACAACCCGATCAAGCACGGGCATGTCCAGTGCGCCCACGCGTGGCCGTGGTCTACGTTTCACCGCCTGGTCAGGGAAGGCGCGTACACGCCTGACTGGTGCTGCAGTTGCACGACGCCGCGACGTCCGATGATCGACGACGCACTCCTGCAACCGCTCGTCGGCGAGTAG
- a CDS encoding Peptidase M16 inactive domain protein → MSAVILLLQIAAAATSTSIRYERLENGLRVCIFEEHSQPLVSAQLWIAAGSALDPPDRVGLCHIARALLEPEPGAPPDALNAESRTLRDACFFAAVARTAPAASAPADEIPLDGLLARHARRLAQPSVSESAVAAAIARADTSAAANIAAVDGIDAARIDAWQALLERAFAAAGAAHHPYSRPPGAMGPWTRNADPREVEEFLRRWFVPANATLVVIGDVSAVSVLDQIRDRFGALPRADPPRRPEIPFFRDPPLVAVNDGVGGAAMAWFTPPAGDFQNAAFDVLVRRALNPVDGVNRQRPIDGSPGGARFLRLGWREMGLCVLTLRPSESPAEARARLDQFLTRLDAALSSAEGSEISLNRARALAFRAALERRMGFAARARLLGEAQVVAGDFLADEYERGAVARVDSAALNDALAELKRAAAAGVEESQSIRGAAELPGSGAPVSAESLQLERRPCVRRSGGRVECSFTPIPGELLAAVRVRCPRWTDSATLRNGVERGAAGWDAARLADYLSYHGLTLRVADAADGPGILIDGAPRELAQMIELAGQLAKELAPADAPLLLLVIADAEAVAVFKLVFGDDSGAGGFFLPCQAGDASR, encoded by the coding sequence ATGTCGGCTGTGATACTTCTTCTGCAAATTGCCGCGGCGGCCACGTCCACGTCCATCCGATACGAGCGCCTGGAAAACGGGTTGCGCGTCTGTATTTTCGAAGAGCATTCGCAGCCGCTGGTGAGCGCGCAGCTCTGGATCGCCGCCGGCTCGGCGCTCGATCCGCCGGACCGAGTGGGGCTTTGCCACATTGCGCGTGCACTGCTCGAACCCGAACCGGGCGCGCCTCCCGACGCGTTGAATGCCGAAAGCCGCACGCTCCGCGACGCCTGTTTTTTTGCGGCCGTCGCGCGCACCGCGCCGGCCGCGTCGGCGCCCGCCGACGAGATCCCGCTCGATGGGCTGCTCGCCCGTCACGCGCGGCGACTCGCGCAGCCGAGTGTTAGTGAATCCGCGGTCGCCGCGGCGATCGCGCGCGCCGACACGTCGGCCGCGGCGAACATTGCGGCCGTGGACGGCATTGACGCGGCGCGGATCGACGCCTGGCAGGCGCTGCTGGAACGGGCGTTCGCCGCGGCGGGCGCGGCCCATCATCCCTACAGCCGCCCGCCGGGAGCGATGGGTCCGTGGACGCGAAACGCCGATCCACGCGAGGTCGAAGAATTCCTGCGGCGCTGGTTCGTTCCGGCCAACGCCACCCTGGTCGTGATCGGGGACGTGTCGGCTGTGAGCGTGCTGGATCAAATCCGCGACCGGTTCGGCGCATTGCCGCGGGCTGACCCGCCGCGGCGGCCGGAAATCCCGTTCTTCCGGGACCCGCCGCTGGTCGCCGTGAATGACGGCGTCGGCGGCGCGGCGATGGCGTGGTTCACGCCGCCGGCGGGCGATTTTCAGAACGCGGCGTTCGACGTGTTGGTGCGGCGGGCGTTGAATCCGGTCGATGGCGTGAATCGCCAGCGACCGATTGACGGTTCGCCGGGCGGCGCGCGGTTCCTGCGGCTCGGTTGGCGCGAAATGGGGCTGTGCGTACTGACGCTGCGGCCGAGCGAAAGCCCGGCGGAGGCGCGTGCGCGACTCGATCAATTCCTCACGAGACTCGACGCGGCGCTGTCGAGCGCCGAAGGGTCTGAGATTTCGCTGAACCGCGCCCGAGCGCTCGCGTTTCGCGCCGCGCTTGAGCGGCGCATGGGCTTCGCGGCCCGCGCGCGGCTGCTGGGGGAGGCACAGGTCGTCGCCGGAGATTTCCTGGCGGATGAGTACGAGCGCGGCGCCGTGGCCCGGGTCGATTCCGCCGCGCTGAACGACGCGCTGGCGGAGCTGAAGCGCGCCGCCGCCGCGGGCGTCGAAGAAAGTCAGAGCATCCGCGGCGCGGCGGAACTGCCGGGCAGCGGCGCGCCCGTGTCCGCCGAATCATTGCAGTTGGAGCGGCGGCCATGCGTGCGGCGCTCGGGCGGGCGGGTCGAGTGCAGCTTCACGCCGATCCCCGGCGAGCTGCTGGCCGCGGTGCGCGTGCGATGCCCGCGATGGACCGACTCCGCCACGCTGCGAAATGGCGTAGAGCGCGGCGCGGCGGGATGGGATGCGGCGCGGCTGGCCGACTACCTGAGCTACCACGGCCTGACGCTGCGGGTCGCCGACGCGGCAGACGGACCGGGCATCTTGATTGACGGCGCGCCGCGCGAGCTCGCGCAAATGATCGAGCTGGCGGGCCAGTTGGCGAAAGAGCTGGCCCCGGCGGACGCGCCACTCCTGCTTCTGGTCATCGCCGATGCCGAGGCGGTAGCGGTGTTCAAGCTTGTTTTCGGCGATGATTCGGGCGCCGGAGGGTTCTTTCTCCCTTGTCAGGCCGGCGACGCTTCGCGGTAG